ATCGACTTCAAGTTCGCGGACGCAGTGACCACGGCCGACAACGTCATCTCGTTCAAGCAGATCGTGAAGGCCATCGCCAGGAGACACGGACTGATCGCGACTTTCATGCCGAAGCCGATCTACGGCGAGAACGGTAACGGAATGCACACGCACCAGTCACTGTGGGATCCCGAGGGTAAGGAGAACCTGTTCTACGACCCGGACGCTGAGGACCAGTACTACCTGTCAGACACCGCCTTGTACTACATCGGTGGTATCATGGAGCACGCCCATGCGCTGTGTGCCGTCTGCAACCCGCTCGTAAACTCGTACAAGCGACTAGTGCCGGGCTACGAGGCTCCGGTGTACATCGCGTGGAGCCCGAAGAACAGGAGCGCGTTCATCCGTGTACCGGCCGCGCGTGGTAAGGCCACGCGAATCGAGTACCGCTCGCCAGACCCGGCGTGCAACCCGTACCTGGCCTTCGCCGCGATGGCCGTCGCGGGTGTCGACGGCATCGAGAACAAGATCGACCCGGGCGACCCGGTGAACGAGAACCTTTACGAAATGAGCGAGGAGGAGCGGAAGGAATTAGGCATCGAGCACCTACCAGAGAACCTCCGCGACGCCCTGGAGGCGTTCGAGGAGGATGAGGTCGTGCAGAGCGCGTTCACGGACCACATCGTGGAGCAGTGGCTGGAGCTGAAGTGGGAGGAGTGGGGCGAGTACCGGGAGCGCGTCACCAAGTGGGAGATCAAGAAGTTCATTGTCTACTAAGCCCGGAACCTTCTTCCCCACCACCTATAGTATTGTTACAGGGGTTGAAACGAAATGAACCAGCTGGACGTGATGATCCTCAAGATACTCGCCGAGGCAGATCGACCCATGGGCTCCGGTCGCATCGCCGAGCTCATCGAGGAACGGTTCGGTGAGAAGTACAGCACGCGCTCCATCCGGTACCGCCTCCAGAAGATGGAGGATAAGGGACTAATTCGGAGGGTACGGAGGAACGACAGGGTAGTCGGTGCCGAGATCACCGAATGGGGCCTCACGGCGCTGAAGATCGAGACATCTTCCGAACGCGTGGGCATGTACCTCTCAGTGATCGAAGAGATGGCTTACCGTTGCTCCTTCGATCCCGATGTCATGAAAGGGAGAGTAGTTTGCAACGTCTCCGTAGTGAAGAGGGAACACCTCGACGACTTCCTCGACGCAGTCGTTGAGACGTACCGTGCCGGCATCTCGCCCAGCCCGCTGGTGGCGATTAAAGAGGATCTGTCGGATCACGACGTCGAGGTAGGAGAGGACGAAGTCGCAGTACTCACGGTGTGTTCCGTCACCATCGACGGTGTTCTGATCAACCGGGGTATCCCGGTAACACCCGTCTGCGGAGGCCTGCTTTACCTAGAGGAGGGCGAACCTCTGGGTATGCAGGAGTACATAGAATACGAGGGGTCTACAGTGGATCCTCTCCACGTGTTCGTCGCTAAAGGGATGACTCAGGTCGAACGCGTCCTAGAAACCGGTACCGGGTTGGTCCCCGCCAACGTCAGGTACGTACCGTGGGCGGCGCTGGAGGACGTCGAACGTGTCGAACGCGAGCTCGAGAAAGCCGACATCCGTGGGATCGTAGACGTCCCCAAAGTCGAAGGGGAAATCTTGGGAATCCCACTCCCACCCAGAAGCTTGGGTATCGTGGCGTACGGTGGGCTGGTCCCGGTAGCCCTCCTCGAAGAACGCGGTATCTCGACTCGAACGTATCCCACGCGCACTTTAGTGGAGTATTCCTCGCTAGAAGATGCCCGCCGTTACTAACGCCGGAACCTCGAGAGTAGTCGTCTGATGGGACCCAAGATACCCTCAGAGGAGGTCATCCTCCGGATTTTCAACTCTTCCCCTCCCGCTCTTTCGGGCAACTTCTTCGGAGGTCCCAGTTCCTTCAACCTTTCAATGAGGTCTTCCGGCAGTACCGTGGATAAGGCAAGGCTAGCTCCAGCTAGGACCACACTCTGCTCGTAGTGGTACCTGCTTCCGGCGAAGAACCCGGTAACGTTCGAGAGTATCTCGTTCGGATCTTCCCAGTCCAGATCTACCGTGGATCCTGGTTTGATGGCCTCCTCCTTACTGTTCATCTCAATGAACACTTTAGCATCTTCAGAAACGCCCGGGTATCCGGCAAAGACAAAGAGCACGGGTTCCCCGGCGTGCGTCAGTACCTTCCCCCTCTTCCCGTTCACCCTGATTTTGACGGTGTGGTACGGCCTGGGTGGATCTTTCAACAGCTTGGTCACGAGGTTATAGCCGGTCTCGAACAGCTCTTCCCGCGTGACCGTGTACCGGTTGAAAGACAGGAAGTTTGAGGTGACCAGTATGAACAACGGTAACACCCCGATCACGCCGTG
Above is a window of Methanopyrus sp. SNP6 DNA encoding:
- the glnA gene encoding type I glutamate--ammonia ligase, with the translated sequence MEQVESKDVKFVRLQFVDIHGFVKNFAIPAERLEDALVEGVLFDGSSIEGFVGIEESDMIAMPDPDTFAVLPWRPKEGKVARIICDVYWPEGKPFEGCPRLNLKRVMNELAEKGYMMYCGPECEFYLLKQDPETGEVEAHDEGSYFDFYPLDRAEDIRREIIFAMEEFGLEVEMSHHEVGPGQHEIDFKFADAVTTADNVISFKQIVKAIARRHGLIATFMPKPIYGENGNGMHTHQSLWDPEGKENLFYDPDAEDQYYLSDTALYYIGGIMEHAHALCAVCNPLVNSYKRLVPGYEAPVYIAWSPKNRSAFIRVPAARGKATRIEYRSPDPACNPYLAFAAMAVAGVDGIENKIDPGDPVNENLYEMSEEERKELGIEHLPENLRDALEAFEEDEVVQSAFTDHIVEQWLELKWEEWGEYRERVTKWEIKKFIVY
- a CDS encoding DUF128 domain-containing protein, producing the protein MNQLDVMILKILAEADRPMGSGRIAELIEERFGEKYSTRSIRYRLQKMEDKGLIRRVRRNDRVVGAEITEWGLTALKIETSSERVGMYLSVIEEMAYRCSFDPDVMKGRVVCNVSVVKREHLDDFLDAVVETYRAGISPSPLVAIKEDLSDHDVEVGEDEVAVLTVCSVTIDGVLINRGIPVTPVCGGLLYLEEGEPLGMQEYIEYEGSTVDPLHVFVAKGMTQVERVLETGTGLVPANVRYVPWAALEDVERVERELEKADIRGIVDVPKVEGEILGIPLPPRSLGIVAYGGLVPVALLEERGISTRTYPTRTLVEYSSLEDARRY